A genomic window from Sulfurospirillum diekertiae includes:
- a CDS encoding response regulator transcription factor, translated as MKILLLEDELMLRSSIEEYLEALGHKVISFGNGEEAYEAIKKDLFDLLLLDINIPKMNGLSLLKALNEIEHAFPTIFISANVDIDDISTAFELGASDYLKKPFHLKELGLRIDKIKKEYEIKHLKHIILSSKYVFSKEEQMLFYNNNVQVLTKKQLQIVTLLCENMGVVVDFDKFRTYVWNDEPIDNPSIRAEISRLRKLLKEDFIINLKGVGYKIDKYFPEKNR; from the coding sequence ATGAAAATTTTGCTGCTTGAAGACGAGTTGATGCTACGAAGTTCTATTGAAGAGTATTTGGAAGCTCTTGGGCATAAAGTCATCTCGTTTGGTAACGGCGAAGAGGCGTATGAAGCGATCAAAAAAGATCTGTTTGATCTGTTGCTCTTAGACATCAATATTCCTAAAATGAATGGGCTGAGCCTTCTTAAAGCACTTAATGAGATCGAACATGCGTTTCCTACGATCTTCATTAGTGCCAATGTGGACATTGATGACATTAGCACAGCATTTGAGCTAGGCGCTTCGGATTATCTTAAAAAACCATTCCATCTGAAAGAGTTGGGGCTTCGCATTGACAAGATTAAAAAAGAGTATGAGATTAAACATCTTAAACACATCATTTTAAGCTCAAAATATGTCTTTTCAAAAGAAGAGCAGATGCTCTTTTACAATAACAATGTTCAAGTGCTCACCAAAAAACAGTTACAAATTGTGACACTACTGTGTGAGAACATGGGCGTGGTAGTTGACTTCGATAAATTCCGCACCTATGTCTGGAACGATGAACCTATCGATAATCCCTCTATTAGGGCAGAAATAAGCCGTCTTCGCAAGCTGTTAAAAGAAGATTTTATTATCAATCTCAA